In one Micromonospora polyrhachis genomic region, the following are encoded:
- a CDS encoding Fic family protein: MAVTNAAVAVARLDQAAFRLPNPGLLARPAIRQEAVSTSALEGTYAALDDVLEADFLKRNQLTASVAEVHNYVEAAELAFEWIKERPITVGALEQLQKILVRGTRGDSPEAGRVRTTQVFIGADGGRVTDARFVPSPPGDQLRAGVDAWASWLTAEDTFPLVIKMALGHYQFETLHPFNDGNGRLGRLVCVLQLAYHGELRVPVLNLSPWLEGRRRQYQDHLLSVSATGDFEPWVRFFSEAVRAQAVRGVEKIDALHDWRDEALTLLLGADVRGVAVRIVEDLLGYPLITATPTAERYGVSYQAANTAIRRLVQLGILEERTGRRYGRVFAARRVLNIINAA; the protein is encoded by the coding sequence CTGGCAGTCACCAACGCCGCAGTCGCGGTGGCTCGCCTCGACCAGGCAGCCTTTCGGCTACCAAACCCGGGGTTGCTCGCGCGTCCCGCGATCCGGCAGGAGGCCGTCAGTACATCGGCGCTTGAGGGCACCTATGCGGCGCTTGACGATGTCCTCGAAGCTGACTTCCTCAAGCGTAACCAGCTCACCGCGTCGGTCGCGGAGGTCCACAACTACGTCGAGGCTGCGGAGCTTGCGTTTGAGTGGATCAAGGAGCGGCCCATCACGGTGGGGGCGCTGGAGCAACTACAGAAGATCCTCGTGCGAGGGACCCGAGGGGATTCGCCTGAGGCCGGCCGTGTCCGGACGACTCAGGTTTTTATTGGTGCCGACGGAGGGCGAGTCACCGATGCGCGGTTTGTGCCGTCCCCTCCTGGCGATCAGTTACGTGCCGGTGTTGACGCCTGGGCGTCATGGCTCACGGCCGAGGACACCTTTCCCTTGGTGATCAAGATGGCTCTCGGTCACTACCAGTTCGAGACCCTGCATCCCTTCAACGACGGCAACGGCCGGCTCGGTCGCCTCGTCTGCGTCCTGCAACTGGCCTACCATGGCGAGTTGCGCGTGCCGGTGTTGAACCTCTCTCCCTGGCTCGAAGGCAGAAGGCGCCAGTACCAGGACCATCTGCTGTCGGTCAGTGCCACCGGCGACTTCGAACCCTGGGTCCGGTTCTTCTCCGAGGCCGTACGTGCGCAGGCGGTTCGCGGGGTGGAGAAGATCGACGCTCTGCACGACTGGCGAGATGAGGCGTTGACTCTGCTGCTCGGTGCTGACGTCCGCGGTGTGGCTGTGCGGATCGTCGAGGACCTGCTCGGGTACCCACTGATCACTGCGACGCCCACCGCCGAAAGATATGGGGTCTCGTATCAGGCCGCGAACACAGCGATCAGGCGCCTCGTCCAGTTGGGCATTCTGGAGGAACGCACGGGCCGACGGTACGGGCGCGTTTTCGCGGCACGCCGGGTCTTGAACATCATCAACGCCGCTTGA
- a CDS encoding class II fumarate hydratase → MTTPEATGYRIERDTMGEVEVPAEALWRAQTQRAVQNFPISGRGLEPAHIRALAQIKGAAALVNAELGVIDTDVAGAIATAAAHVADGTYDDHFPIDVFQTGSGTSSNMNANEVIATLAARELGREVHPNDDVNAAQSSNDVFPSSIHLAATQAVVHDLLPALRHLGDALATKADEFAVVVKAGRTHLMDATPVTLGQEFGGYATQVRYGIERLESCLPRLAELPLGGTAVGTGINTPLGFAARVVAKLREETGLPVTEARNHFEAQGARDALVEASGQLRTIAVGLYKIANDIRWMGSGPRTGLRELQIPDLQPGSSIMPGKVNPVVCEAVRQVCAQVIGNDATIGFAGSQGDFELNVMLPVMARNLLESIRLLASSSQLLADRCVVDLVANAEVCLAYAEGSPSIVTPLNRHLGYDEAASIAKEALAKEATIRSVVLARGHVDNGRLTERQLDEALDVLRMTHP, encoded by the coding sequence GTGACGACTCCTGAGGCGACTGGCTACCGGATCGAACGCGACACGATGGGCGAGGTCGAGGTGCCCGCCGAGGCGCTGTGGCGGGCCCAGACCCAACGCGCCGTACAGAACTTCCCGATCTCCGGGCGTGGCCTGGAGCCGGCGCACATCCGGGCGCTGGCCCAGATCAAGGGGGCCGCCGCTCTGGTCAACGCCGAACTCGGCGTGATCGACACCGACGTGGCCGGGGCGATCGCCACCGCTGCCGCGCACGTGGCCGACGGCACGTACGACGACCACTTTCCGATCGACGTGTTCCAGACCGGCTCGGGAACCTCGTCGAACATGAACGCCAACGAGGTCATCGCCACCCTGGCCGCCCGGGAACTGGGCCGCGAGGTGCACCCCAACGATGACGTGAACGCCGCACAGTCCAGCAACGACGTCTTTCCGTCCTCGATCCACCTGGCGGCCACCCAGGCGGTCGTACATGATCTGTTGCCCGCGCTGCGTCATCTCGGTGACGCGCTGGCGACCAAGGCCGACGAGTTCGCCGTCGTGGTGAAGGCCGGGCGGACGCACCTGATGGACGCCACCCCGGTCACCCTCGGCCAGGAGTTCGGCGGGTACGCCACACAGGTGCGTTACGGCATCGAACGACTGGAGTCCTGCCTGCCCCGGCTGGCCGAGCTGCCGTTGGGTGGCACCGCCGTCGGCACCGGGATCAACACCCCGCTCGGCTTCGCCGCCCGGGTGGTCGCCAAGCTCCGCGAGGAGACCGGGCTGCCGGTGACCGAGGCGCGTAACCACTTCGAGGCGCAGGGGGCCAGGGACGCCCTGGTGGAGGCCTCCGGTCAGCTCCGTACCATCGCGGTCGGCCTCTACAAGATCGCCAACGACATCCGGTGGATGGGGTCTGGCCCGCGTACCGGCCTGCGCGAGTTGCAGATCCCCGACCTCCAGCCCGGATCATCGATCATGCCCGGCAAGGTGAACCCGGTGGTCTGCGAGGCCGTACGCCAGGTCTGCGCGCAGGTGATCGGTAACGACGCGACGATCGGGTTCGCCGGTTCGCAGGGCGACTTCGAGCTGAACGTGATGCTCCCGGTGATGGCCCGCAACCTGCTCGAATCCATCCGCCTGCTGGCCTCGTCGAGCCAGTTGCTCGCCGACCGCTGCGTGGTCGACCTGGTCGCCAACGCCGAGGTCTGCCTGGCGTACGCCGAGGGCTCACCCTCCATCGTGACCCCGCTCAACCGCCACCTCGGGTACGACGAGGCAGCCTCGATCGCCAAGGAGGCGTTGGCGAAGGAGGCGACCATCCGGTCCGTGGTGCTCGCCCGGGGCCATGTCGACAATGGACGCCTCACCGAGCGGCAGTTGGACGAGGCGCTGGACGTACTCCGGATGACCCATCCCTGA
- a CDS encoding S8 family serine peptidase, whose protein sequence is MSRRFTAGAVAAATTLAFLVTVPANPVTAAPTTVTEYTVVAEDGVAADAAIAAIQAAGGTVVSRTDGVGMYQVTSDRSDFASRVTAADALVGAAEKKPIGWAPKKKMDQVTQENLRAAAKATGTKPAKGKKPGSKVDPLDEKLWGLEMMRAFDARKKEPGKRGVTVGILDTGVDASNPDLAPNFSWSLSRNFAPDIEEIDGPCEAAGCLDPVGTDDGGHGTHVAGSVGAAANGFGLSGVAPNVTLVELKGGQDSGYFFLDPVVNALVHAADVGLDVVNMSFYVDPWAYNCLNNPADSPEEQAAQRATIRAMHRALDYAHYRGVTLVGALGNNNEDLAAPRVDTSSPNYGGTPRPRPIDNATCWDLPIEGPHVIGVSSVGPSSKKADYSNYGTEQISVAAPGGWFRDGYGTPSFRTDANMILSTYPKKVLQEEGSVDADGNIVPGFEESVFKECKASGECGYYTYLQGTSMAAPHASGVAALIVSKFGKRDFRRGGLTLDPDKVENHLYRTAAEHACPTPRLQQYRNEGRDETYDAYCAGGENFNGFYGYGIVDAYAAVTTPLQPWKRP, encoded by the coding sequence GTGAGCAGAAGATTCACCGCCGGAGCCGTCGCTGCCGCAACGACTCTGGCCTTCCTGGTTACCGTGCCCGCCAACCCGGTCACTGCCGCCCCGACCACCGTCACCGAATACACCGTGGTGGCGGAGGACGGCGTCGCCGCCGACGCGGCCATCGCCGCCATCCAGGCGGCTGGTGGCACCGTGGTGTCCCGTACCGACGGTGTGGGCATGTACCAGGTCACCAGTGATCGCAGCGACTTCGCGAGCCGGGTCACCGCAGCTGACGCGCTGGTCGGTGCCGCGGAGAAGAAGCCCATCGGCTGGGCCCCGAAGAAGAAGATGGACCAGGTCACGCAGGAGAACCTGCGGGCTGCGGCGAAGGCCACGGGCACCAAGCCGGCCAAGGGCAAGAAGCCCGGCAGCAAGGTCGACCCGCTGGACGAGAAGCTGTGGGGCCTGGAGATGATGCGGGCCTTCGACGCCCGTAAGAAGGAGCCCGGCAAGCGCGGCGTCACCGTCGGCATCCTGGACACCGGAGTCGACGCCAGCAACCCGGACCTCGCCCCCAACTTCAGTTGGTCGCTGTCGCGTAACTTCGCGCCGGACATCGAGGAGATCGACGGTCCGTGTGAGGCGGCGGGCTGCCTCGACCCGGTCGGTACGGACGACGGCGGGCACGGCACGCACGTCGCGGGTAGCGTCGGTGCCGCCGCCAACGGCTTCGGCCTCTCCGGCGTCGCGCCGAACGTGACGCTGGTCGAACTCAAGGGTGGCCAGGACTCCGGCTACTTCTTCCTCGACCCGGTGGTCAACGCCCTGGTGCACGCAGCCGACGTCGGCCTCGACGTGGTCAACATGTCCTTCTACGTCGACCCGTGGGCGTACAACTGCCTGAACAACCCGGCGGACTCGCCGGAGGAGCAGGCGGCGCAGCGGGCGACCATCCGGGCGATGCACCGGGCGCTCGACTACGCGCACTACCGGGGCGTGACCCTGGTGGGCGCGCTCGGCAACAACAACGAGGACCTGGCCGCGCCGCGGGTGGACACCTCCAGCCCGAACTACGGCGGTACGCCGCGCCCCCGGCCGATCGACAACGCGACCTGCTGGGACCTGCCGATTGAGGGCCCGCACGTGATCGGGGTCTCCTCGGTCGGCCCGTCCAGCAAGAAGGCGGACTACTCCAACTACGGCACCGAGCAGATCTCGGTCGCCGCGCCGGGTGGCTGGTTCCGGGACGGGTACGGGACGCCGAGCTTCCGTACCGACGCCAACATGATCCTCTCGACCTACCCGAAGAAGGTCCTCCAGGAGGAGGGGTCGGTCGACGCGGACGGCAACATCGTGCCGGGCTTCGAGGAGTCGGTGTTCAAGGAGTGCAAGGCCAGTGGCGAGTGCGGCTACTACACCTATCTCCAGGGCACCTCGATGGCCGCACCGCACGCCTCGGGTGTAGCGGCGCTGATCGTCAGCAAGTTCGGCAAGCGTGACTTCCGGCGGGGCGGGTTGACCCTGGACCCGGACAAGGTGGAGAACCACCTCTACCGCACGGCTGCCGAGCACGCCTGCCCGACGCCGCGCCTCCAGCAGTACCGCAACGAGGGCCGGGACGAGACGTACGACGCGTACTGCGCCGGCGGCGAGAACTTCAACGGCTTCTACGGGTACGGCATCGTCGACGCGTACGCGGCGGTGACCACCCCGTTGCAGCCCTGGAAGCGGCCGTAG